ACCCGCCATCCGGAATAACGAAACGGGCCAGCTCCGTCACCGCCTGGTCCACCGGCAGCCCGGCGAACAAGTGCAGGAACAGGTGCTTCTCCAGCGGCCGGGCCGTCTCAAACAGAAACAGCTTCGCCCGCTCGAACGCCTCGCGGCTGAGCATCTTCGTCGTCGTCATCGCCCCGCCGCCTCCAGCAGGTTGGAGATATCTACCGGTTCACCGGTAGCCTTGTCGATGGGCAAGGCGGCGTCGGTGCGTTCGAGCCAGTCGAGGAGGAGGCCTGCCATGCGTTGGACAAACGCCGGATGGGGCGAGTCTTCCATCAAGTTGCTTTGCTCCATCGGATCATCCGCCACGTTATAGATTTCGATTTCTCCACCTTCTGGCGAATAGAAGTAAACCAGTTTGAATTCATCTTTTCGTATCGCGCTGAACGGCCGGATGCCCGCCTCTTGCGTTGCCTGCGGGGCGTTGTACCACTGATGGGGGTAGTGCCAAAACAGCCCAAACTCGTGCCTATCTCTTGGCGAGAACCAATATGACCTCAAGTCAACACCATCGCATCGCTCATTCAAATCGGTGTGTTCAATCCCCGTCGTACCTAGTATCGTTGGGTACAGATCGGCCGCATCCACCGGACGCCGAATCGATTTGCGAGCTGGAGAAAAGTAACGAAGTGGATCAACATCTTGCCCCGCCCACGCCACGATCATCGGAACCCGCATCCCCCCGTCGTACCCGCTCCCCTTCCCACTAAACGCTGGGCTGTTATGCCAGTCGCGCTGCCACACATCATCTTCGTTGCCATCCGTCGTCGCGCGGGTGTGGTTGCTCAGCCCGCCGTTGTCGGAGAAGAAGATGATGATGGTGTTGTCGGCGATGCCGCGCTCTTCCAGGTGGTCCATCACCGCGCCCAGGGAGGCATCCATCGACTCGACCATCGCGGCGTAGTCGCGCTCAACCTGCGGCAGGTCGTCGGGGTAGTTGCCGAGGAAGCGCGGGTCGCCCTGGCCGGCGATCGGAGTGTGCACGGCGTAGTGGGCGAGGTTGATGAAGAAGGGCTTGCCCTCGTCGGTCGCGCGGTCGATGACGTTGATCGCTTCCTGCGTCAGCGCGTCGGTGATGTAGGTCCCTTCGGGAAAGTGGGCCATGTTGGGGTGGGCGTTCTCGGGGAAGGGCGCGAAGTAGGCCCCCTGCTCGCCTTGGCCGCGCGGGGAGCCGACGTGGCTGCCGCCGATGTTGATATCGAAGCCCAGGTTGGTCGGGTCGGCCCCGGGCCCGCTGCCGAAGTGGGCCTTGCCGATGTGGGCGGTGAGGTATCCGGCGTCACTCAGCACTTGGGGCAGGGTGATGTTCCCGTCGCCGGGCTGGAGCCCTTGGCTGGTCCACTCGGGGGACTGGAGCTCATCGTTCCCGCTGCGGCCGTGGCCGACCCAGTCGGTGATGCCGGTGCGTGCGGGGTTTTGGCCGGTGAGGATCGCGCAGCGGGTCGGGCTGCAGACGGGGCTGGACGCATAGGCGTTGGTGAACTTCACGCCCCGGTCGGCCAGGCGCTGCATGTTGGGCGTGCGGTAGTGGTCGTTCCAGTGTGTGCGTTCGGGGCCGAACTGGACGGAGGTGTCCTGCCAGCCCATGTCGTCGACGAGGAAGAGGATGATGTTGGGACGGGCGGGGGGCGCGGCGCGGTCGGTCTCGGCGTCGGCTCGGTCGGCTTCCGCCTGCTGCGCCGCGCAGGCGGGGGTGATGCACAGGAGCAGGAGGAGATAAAGTAGACGCATCGCGGGGTTCCTCGCCGAAAAGACAGTGGCAGGCCGACCACTATACCGGGATCGATCCGGCCCTTCGCTTTCGCTCAGGGCTCGGCGTGTGGGGGTATGCTTATCGTTGAAACTCACGGAGACGCATCATGCACAAGCCGGTGATCGGGATCACGGTCGACAACCGCGACAACTCGGCGGACACGGGGCAGTACGAGTCGGGGACGCGGTACAGCCGGGCGGTCGCGGAGCAGGGCGGGCTGCCGCTGCTGCTGCCCCACGAGGTCGAGCTGGCGGCGCAGTATGTCGCGCGGTGCGATGCGCTGGTGCTGACGGGCGGGGCCGACCCGGTGATGGAGCAGTTCGGCTGCGCGACGGACGGCCGGGCGCGACGGATGGACCAGCGGCGTCAGGCGTTCGAGCTGGCACTCCTGCACGAAGTCGACCAGCACCGCGACCGCGCGGTCGACCCGTTCGGCGACGACATGCCCGTGCTGGGCATCTGCCTGGGCATGCAGCTCATGGCCCTGCACAACGGGGCGGCGCTGGACCAGTACATGCCCGACTCGATCGGCGAAGACGCCACACGCAATCACACCGACAACGCGCGGCACACCCTCACGATCGAGCACACCGACAGCGTCCTGACGCACGGCCACGCCCCGGGCGTGTCGCCCGGCGCGGTGGTCTCATCCCACCGCCAACGCATCGCCGACCCCGGCCGGCTGCGCGTCGCGGCCCGCGCGGAAGACGGCACGATCGAGGCGATCGACGACCCGGCAAGGCGGTTCTACCTCGGCGTCCAATGGCACCCCGAGCGCGGCGCAGAGAACGACTGCCCGATGCTGTGCGGCGGGGTGATCCGTGCGCTAATTCAAGCGGCGAAGGCGCAGGGTGTGGGCAGCGCCTAAAAAAGAAAAATGCCATACGTCGATTGTTTAGCCGCCGCCCAACGGGCGACGCGTGGCGTTGCGGGGACATCACGCGCCGCCCGTTGGGCGGCGGCTAAACAACGGTTGAGGTCAAGTCTTTAGTCCCCGTGCTTCTTCCGCAGCCGGCCGCTCAAACGCAGTATGAGATGCACCCGCTCGAACGCATCGACCCAGTCGGCCAATTCCGCATCCAACTCGTCCTGCGGCACGGGCGCGCCGGGCAGCGGGCAGTTCGGGCCCAGCGCCGACTTCGCCATCGCGCGGTACCGGCTCAGGAGCTTGTCCCCCTCGTAACCGACCAGTTCAAAATCCTCGGCCGCAAAGATGACGACCGGCACACGGTTGCCCGCGCAGATCTTGACCTTCTCTTGCAACTCGATGTGCTCATCACGGTCGAGCCACTTGAGATCAATCTTGCCATTGGAGCCCTCGGCGATGCGATGCAGCATCGGCCCCTGCCGGACACAGTCGCCGCACCAGATGCCGGACACGGCGAGCACCTTGATCTCGCGCACGAACCCGCCGAGCGTGTCGCGCTGCGACTCGTTGAGCGTGACCTGGTCGTAGATCTTCGACCACCCAGCCTGCTGGTCGGGCGTGCCCGTCGCGAGGTAGTCGGCGTAGCCGAGGCCGGCCGAGTGCTTGAGCTTGAGGTAGGCGGCGTCGGTGAGGGAACAGTCCTGGGTGATCTCGGTGGGCATGGGTCGCTCCGGGGGTTGCGGGTGTCAGGCAGATCATAGCCCGCCACCCGCCCGGCTTTCCAAACCGCCGCAGAAACAAAAAAGCGGGGCGAGCCGTCTCCGGCTCGCCCCGCGCGTGAACGATACGCGATCCGGCTGGCGTATTACTTGCGCTTCTTGCCGGACCCGGGCTTGCTGGCGCCGGGTTTGGTCTGCTGTGCGGACTGTTTGGGCTGGGGTTTGTTGGGCTTGCTGGCCATGTCGGCCTTCCTTTGGTTTCGCCGATTTCGGCGGGTCGATGCGACGGGTAAGTTGAGTGTCCGGCTCGGCACATGCTCGGCCGGACCCGTTACGCATCTGCGCATATTTCACCAAGTTTCGCCCGCAAGTCAATCCCCCATGTGCACCGATTTGCAATTTTTTTGCGGGCGGGTCCGGCTACGGCTGGGCTACGCCCAGAGGCGCATCGGTGTGGAGCTCGACCTGGCCGCCATCGCGGTCGGGCAGCGCGCTGCGCAGGCCGTAGACGAGTTGGCCGGTTTCGTCGCATTCGAGGATGAGCGTGAACGTGCCCTCGCCGAAGGGGTCCTGCATCGCGGGGTGGTCGGCGAGGTCGGCGTCGTCATCGAGGCGGATGGCGAGCATGGCCTGGAGCATCGCGCGGCGGGCGTGCGCCTTGTCGTGGCTGCTTCGGACCGCGCCGACCGAGGGGATAAACAGCGAGATGACTTTGTTCTCCGAACTTTCAAATCCCGCTTCGAGCTCGCCGATCGCTTCAAGGTAGGCGTCGTAGGGCAGGTCCGCGACGCGGCCGGCCTCGGTGTAGGCGTCCTTGGCTTCGTCGACCCAGGCGAGCCACTGGTCGTAGTCCATCTGCCCGGGGGCAGGGTCCGCATCCGCCAAGCCGAGTCCCGCCGCCAAGCTGTCAAGATCCCCGGCTACTACGCCGTCGGCCTGGGCCTGCCGCAGTGTCCGCTCCAGCCAGCCGATAAACGTGTCGCTCTCGCCCTGGATGATCTCGCTCAGCGCGGGGCGTTCGGGCAGCCCCGCGATGCCAGCGACGAGCTGCGCGACCGCGGCGTCGTCGAAGGCCGACAGGTGCTCGGCGGTGAAGTTGACGGCTCGGGCCTCGATGCTCATCCCGACCAGCGACGAGATCAGCAGCCGATCATTGTCGAACGCCCGCCCCAGCTTCATCACCGCGAGGACGTCCTCCGCAGCACCGGCGATGTCTCCGTCATGCAGACGGAGGCGCGCCCGCATCATGCACAGCCGCGCCAGCGTTCGAGCTGGGCCCAAGTGCGGCAGCAGCGCATAAGGCCCATCTTCATAGTTGATCGCCCAGACGCAGGTGTCTGCCTGTGTCGCCCAGTCAAGCCGGTCCAGCGCTTCGCCGACCGAGTTTTCAGGCCCGAGAAACGCACGGGCTTCCTCTATATCGAGTTCGTCCCCATCCAGAATGGTCTCGTAACGTTCGTCACCCCGCTGAGGCAGATAGGAGAATGCGACCCAGTAACGCAGCGCCGCGTTATCCCCCGCCGGCAGCACATCGTCATCCTGGGCGAGCGTCGGCAGTGACACGCTGGCCAGCCACAGTACGCAGAAGATCATCTGTTTCATCCGTCACACCTTTCATCATCGTGGAGGAACATCGCGGCATCCATCGCGCGCAGCGTCTTGCCGCGCGGGGCGGGGTTGTCGTGGGTCGAAACTGGCTGCGTCTCGAAGGCCGTGAGCGCAGCCGCGGGCGAATCGCGCATCGCGCGGTGGTACGCCAAGAGCGAGCCAGCGGGGAGGTCGGGTGCGCCGACTTGGCTCGGGTTGCCCGGGTCGTCGGGCTGCTCAATCACGAGCGGCGCGGGGGCAACGGGTTCGTCCTCGACGATCACATCGCCGGACGGCGCGTTGTCCGTCGGCCCCGACATCGCCAGCCACATGGCAAACACGACACACGCCGCCGCGGCGAGCCCCGCGATGCCGAGCGCGACCGGGCCGATGCGCCAACACGACGTTGCGCCCGTCTGAAGGACCGGCGCATCCAGACGCTGCGCGATGCGCTCGCGTAGCCCGTCCGTCGGCGCGGCCGGCGTGAACGAGCTCAGCCGGTCTTCAAACGTGGTGGCGTCATTCGCGTTGATGCCGGGCTTGTCGTCATCCATCCTGCGCCTCCGTTTCCATCGCCTTACGCAGCGCGGCCAACCCGTAGCGGTAGCGCGACGCCGCCGTATTGGGCGAGACGTCGCTGGCCGAGCCGATCTGCTCGAACGTCAGCCCGCCCCAGACCTTCATCACGACGGCCTCGCGCTGCGCTTTGGGCAGGGTTTCGAGGGCTTGCTCCAAGGCCAGCCGGTCTTCGTGGTCCTCGAACGCCGGCGTCGGTATCGCAGGCAGCAGCGCGGCTTTGTCGGTGGCGGCCCGCTGCTCGCGCTGCTTGCGTCGCTTCTTCGAGCGGAGCTGGTCGATCGCGGCGTTTCGGGTGCAGCGGTAGAGGTAGGCGGCCGGGTCATCGACCGCTGTGCGCTTTGGCCAGAATGTCGTAAACGCATCGTGCACAGCGTCCTCCGCATCCGCGTGGGTCGGGCACCACTGGCGGGCCAGCAGCACCAGCGCCCGCATGTGCTCGTCGTACCAGTCGCTCCAGGTTGCATCCGACTGCGGCAAGCGGGCCTCCAACACAAGATAGACCCCGCCGAGGCGCGGGTTTGTTTACACGTTTACAAAAAACTACAAACGCTCAGCCCGCCGACTTGGCCGAGCCCGATCGCTTCATCGCCCCGCCGCCGGCCCGCTTCTCGCGCAGCCCCTCGACCCAGCTCAGCGCCAACACCGCGATCACCCCCACTACCAGCGCGACATCCGCGAGGTTGAAGATCCACGGCCAGAGCTCCGTGTCAGGCAGCATGTGCAGCATGTCCCGCACCGCCGAAAAACGTACGCGGTCGTAGAGGTTGCCCAGCGCGCCCGAGAGGATCATGCCCAGCGCGACGGGGTAGCACCAGCGCCCCGGCGGGCTGCGCCACACGAGGACGAAGATCACCCCCGTCGCGAACACGCTGACGACGATGAACAGCCAGCGCTGCCCCTGCCCCAGCCCGAACACCGCGCCAGTATTCAAGACGAGTTGCATGTCTAGAAGCCCCGGCACGACCACGACCGGCTCCTCGCGCGGCGGGATCGCAGTCGAGGGGTGGCCCCCGGGGCCGGGTTCGAGCAGCACCCACTCGGGCTCGCCATCGACGCCCGGGCGGAACACCTCGGGCCCGTCTTCCCCGGACGCAACCTGGATCGGCACCTCGGCGATGTTGGCAAACGACCACGACTTGAGCCAGAGGTCGGCGGCGAGTAGCACGACCACAACAGCCAGGAACACGCACAGCACCTTCGCCTTACCGGCCAGCGGCGCAGCGTCGACCGCCGAGTCAGAAGCCTTCGGATTGTCGTTGGGTTTCGCGTCAGCCATCGGGCGGGTCGCACTCAGAAATCGACGCAAAACAAGCGAGAAAACGCGCTGCCTGCCTGCTTCAGCAGACAGGCGTCAACCGGCGCATTCGATTACAGCCCGCGTTTCTCACGCAGCCGGGCGACCTCGATGCAGTACTTCGCCCAGGGCTTGAATTCGAGGCGTGCCGCGCCGATCGGCCGACCCGACGCCATGCACACGCCGTAGACCTTGTCTTCGATCCGGTGCAGCGCCTCGGTGATCTCGTTGAGCAGACGCCGCTCCGACTCGATGAGCCCGAGGGTGAACTCCTGCTCGAACATGTCCGTGCCGACGTCCGCCATGTGCAGCGGCATGTGCGAGATGTCGTCGAGCGACGCGCTGCGCGCGCTCTCCATCCCCTTCACATCCCCAACGATCTCGGCCCGCTTCTCGATCAGCATCGCGCGGTACTCGGCGACCTGCTTGCGCGACAGCCCGCTCTTCACCCGCTTGAGCTTGGGCATCGTCCACTCGAGTTCCATCGCCTGCTCGACGGTCATGTCTTCGAGTGCGATCTTCGCGGGCTTGGGCGGCGCGGCCTTCGCGACCGGGGCCTTCTTCTTCGTGACTTTCTTTTTGGTCGTCTTCTTCTTCGCCACCGCCTTCTTCGTAGTCTTCTTCTTTGGTGCGGACTTCTTCGAAGCGGCCTTCTTCGTGACCTTCTTCTTGGTCACTTTTTTCTTCGCGGCCGACTTCTTTGAGAGGCTCTTCCTCACGACCTTTTTCTTGGTCGTCTTCTTCGCGCTCTTCTTCTTGGTAGATTTCGACGACGCCGCAGCCGCCGACCTCTTGGCCGGGGCCTTCTTCTTGCTGGCGGCTTTTTTCCGTGTCGGGGCCTTGCGTGCGGACGGCTTGGTGGTGGATTTGCTGCGCGTTTTGGCCACGGGACACTCCGTTGAAATCAGGTCGAGGCGACCTAAACCCTGTCCATGCAAGGCCTTAGCGGGGCGGGGCTGGGCCCGGGAAAATCCGCCATAAGCCGGGGAAACGCGGGAGTTTAGCGACGCACGGGGGCTCTGGCAAGCCGCACGCGCGACCCGCCGAGCCCCGCAACCCGCAGGCCGGGCATTGGGTAAACCCCATCGCACGGCTACACTGACCTATTGGGCGTGCGCGATCACACGCCCCAAAGCCGACCCACCCGCGCGTCGGCCACCCTTCCCTCGTCTCTCGCAACCACTCCAAGGAGCCGACCCATGACCACCGCACCGACCCCCACCATCCCCGCCGAGATCGCGCCCTTCCTCGCCAAGCCCAAGCAGAACCTCATCAACGGCAACTGGTCCGCCGCCGCGTCCGGCGAGACCTTCGACGTCTTCAACCCCGCGTCCGGTGAAGTCGTCGCGCAGTGCGCCGCCGGCGATGCACCCGATATCGACAAGGCCGTCAACGCCGCGCGCAAAGCATTTGAAGAAGGCCCATGG
The sequence above is a segment of the Phycisphaeraceae bacterium D3-23 genome. Coding sequences within it:
- a CDS encoding gamma-glutamyl-gamma-aminobutyrate hydrolase family protein (Members of this family of hydrolases with an active site Cys residue belong to MEROPS family C26.) is translated as MHKPVIGITVDNRDNSADTGQYESGTRYSRAVAEQGGLPLLLPHEVELAAQYVARCDALVLTGGADPVMEQFGCATDGRARRMDQRRQAFELALLHEVDQHRDRAVDPFGDDMPVLGICLGMQLMALHNGAALDQYMPDSIGEDATRNHTDNARHTLTIEHTDSVLTHGHAPGVSPGAVVSSHRQRIADPGRLRVAARAEDGTIEAIDDPARRFYLGVQWHPERGAENDCPMLCGGVIRALIQAAKAQGVGSA
- a CDS encoding sulfatase — encoded protein: MRLLYLLLLLCITPACAAQQAEADRADAETDRAAPPARPNIILFLVDDMGWQDTSVQFGPERTHWNDHYRTPNMQRLADRGVKFTNAYASSPVCSPTRCAILTGQNPARTGITDWVGHGRSGNDELQSPEWTSQGLQPGDGNITLPQVLSDAGYLTAHIGKAHFGSGPGADPTNLGFDINIGGSHVGSPRGQGEQGAYFAPFPENAHPNMAHFPEGTYITDALTQEAINVIDRATDEGKPFFINLAHYAVHTPIAGQGDPRFLGNYPDDLPQVERDYAAMVESMDASLGAVMDHLEERGIADNTIIIFFSDNGGLSNHTRATTDGNEDDVWQRDWHNSPAFSGKGSGYDGGMRVPMIVAWAGQDVDPLRYFSPARKSIRRPVDAADLYPTILGTTGIEHTDLNERCDGVDLRSYWFSPRDRHEFGLFWHYPHQWYNAPQATQEAGIRPFSAIRKDEFKLVYFYSPEGGEIEIYNVADDPMEQSNLMEDSPHPAFVQRMAGLLLDWLERTDAALPIDKATGEPVDISNLLEAAGR
- a CDS encoding sigma-70 family RNA polymerase sigma factor — its product is MPQSDATWSDWYDEHMRALVLLARQWCPTHADAEDAVHDAFTTFWPKRTAVDDPAAYLYRCTRNAAIDQLRSKKRRKQREQRAATDKAALLPAIPTPAFEDHEDRLALEQALETLPKAQREAVVMKVWGGLTFEQIGSASDVSPNTAASRYRYGLAALRKAMETEAQDG
- the lspA gene encoding signal peptidase II, producing the protein MADAKPNDNPKASDSAVDAAPLAGKAKVLCVFLAVVVVLLAADLWLKSWSFANIAEVPIQVASGEDGPEVFRPGVDGEPEWVLLEPGPGGHPSTAIPPREEPVVVVPGLLDMQLVLNTGAVFGLGQGQRWLFIVVSVFATGVIFVLVWRSPPGRWCYPVALGMILSGALGNLYDRVRFSAVRDMLHMLPDTELWPWIFNLADVALVVGVIAVLALSWVEGLREKRAGGGAMKRSGSAKSAG
- a CDS encoding TraR/DksA C4-type zinc finger protein — translated: MAKTRSKSTTKPSARKAPTRKKAASKKKAPAKRSAAAASSKSTKKKSAKKTTKKKVVRKSLSKKSAAKKKVTKKKVTKKAASKKSAPKKKTTKKAVAKKKTTKKKVTKKKAPVAKAAPPKPAKIALEDMTVEQAMELEWTMPKLKRVKSGLSRKQVAEYRAMLIEKRAEIVGDVKGMESARSASLDDISHMPLHMADVGTDMFEQEFTLGLIESERRLLNEITEALHRIEDKVYGVCMASGRPIGAARLEFKPWAKYCIEVARLREKRGL
- a CDS encoding thioredoxin family protein, producing the protein MPTEITQDCSLTDAAYLKLKHSAGLGYADYLATGTPDQQAGWSKIYDQVTLNESQRDTLGGFVREIKVLAVSGIWCGDCVRQGPMLHRIAEGSNGKIDLKWLDRDEHIELQEKVKICAGNRVPVVIFAAEDFELVGYEGDKLLSRYRAMAKSALGPNCPLPGAPVPQDELDAELADWVDAFERVHLILRLSGRLRKKHGD